One window from the genome of Chroococcidiopsis sp. TS-821 encodes:
- a CDS encoding NB-ARC domain-containing protein: MNSEEALAIVETLAEEPLSKLQASVFRYAWEEQPYQEIAKQLGYEVGYLKQTGSQLWQVLSRACGEKVSKSNVQLVLKRKARELTDEAVGGSMLNCKCDWGNAPDVSVFYGRSAELATLKQWIIRDRCRWIGLYGMGGIGKTCLAVKLAREIQNHFEYIIWRSLRNAPPILDLLADLIQFLSQQRETDLPNTLDGCILRLLHYLRAHRCLLILDNGETVLRSPSNHDEGYTHLFKSIAQTHHQSTLVFTSREKPSPIAVEEGKNLPARSLRLSGLNESAIKKIFDTKGSFTASHFEWKLLVDHYAGNPLALKIVAAGIQNFFDSNISNFLEFLPQGTIVFGDIRDLLASQIHHLPELEQHILYWLAINREPIALSELKTDIIPQRSLGELLDAIAALERKCLIEKVAPTPSENGRFTLQPVVMEYVNDRLIHQIYEEINRQTIHLFNSHALIKATAKDYLRETQKRLILQPIIDKLIHNSSQAKLETKLQQILCELRNKPQPVAGYAGGNILNILCYLQTNLSSWDFSYISIWQAYLCCSNLQQVNFTSANFAKSVFTDTFSQVLSVAFSPDGKLLATGDVNHEIHVWQVTDGKQILTCKVDAGWLWCVAFSPNGRMLASSANCTVNLWDIHTGECIQSFPGYTDRVFSVAFSPDGRMLASGSEDRLVRVWDIKTGELLHTFAGHTDEVRSVAFAPQHYAHSRQGMLLASGSFDGTVRVWNLDTGECLELAEHQHKVWSVAFSPDGSIIASSSSDRTIKLWDVRTGTSISTLTAHSQQIRTVAFSGDGQTLASGSDDQSVRIWNYHTGEVLRVLKGHTSWISAVAFSPNNYLLASSSEDQSVRLWDSRNNFCLKTLQGHSNGVWCVAFSPDGTQLASGSQDRSIRFWNTTTGEHLGSLQGHASWIWSVAFHPEGNILASGSEDRTIKLWDTRTRQHLTTLKGHADAVFAVIFSPDGKTLFSGSLDGTIRLWNIQQQTCQPWQGHRGGVWSIALSLDGTLLASGSQDQTVKIWDVKTGCCIKTLFGHTSWIRACAISCDRQYLVSGSADGMIKVWQIETGQCLQTLQAHQGPVLSIVFDPDGKHFATCGTDTLIKLWQWQPVCNLSMTLHGHNKWVRFLAYNSDGLLASCSQDETIRLWNFNGDRHLTHRTLQVPRPYEGMNITDAQGLTEATTNTLKILGAVDFSTTTN, encoded by the coding sequence AGTTTCTAAAAGTAACGTGCAGTTAGTTCTCAAGCGCAAAGCCAGAGAGTTGACTGATGAAGCTGTCGGCGGTTCAATGCTAAATTGCAAATGCGATTGGGGTAACGCTCCTGACGTATCAGTTTTTTATGGTAGAAGTGCAGAATTAGCAACACTCAAACAATGGATAATCCGCGATCGCTGTCGTTGGATTGGTTTGTATGGAATGGGTGGAATTGGCAAAACTTGTCTCGCAGTCAAGTTAGCGCGTGAAATTCAAAATCATTTTGAGTACATCATCTGGCGCAGTTTGCGGAATGCACCACCGATTTTGGACTTGTTAGCAGATTTAATACAATTTTTGTCGCAACAACGCGAAACAGATTTACCGAATACGCTTGATGGTTGCATTTTACGTTTATTGCACTACTTACGCGCGCATCGCTGTTTACTAATTCTCGATAATGGCGAGACAGTTCTGCGATCGCCTTCTAATCATGATGAAGGATACACTCACTTATTCAAATCTATTGCCCAAACTCATCATCAAAGTACGCTAGTTTTCACAAGTCGCGAAAAGCCAAGCCCAATTGCAGTGGAAGAAGGCAAAAATTTGCCCGCGCGATCGCTACGACTTTCAGGATTAAATGAAAGTGCCATAAAAAAAATCTTTGACACCAAAGGCTCTTTTACCGCGTCGCATTTCGAATGGAAGCTATTAGTTGACCATTATGCAGGTAATCCTTTAGCTTTAAAAATTGTTGCGGCGGGTATTCAGAATTTTTTTGATAGTAATATCAGTAACTTTTTAGAATTTCTACCTCAAGGGACTATCGTTTTCGGCGACATTCGAGATTTACTAGCTAGTCAAATTCATCATCTCCCAGAATTAGAACAACATATTTTGTATTGGTTAGCAATTAATCGAGAACCGATCGCTTTATCTGAACTAAAAACAGATATCATTCCACAAAGATCGCTAGGTGAATTATTAGATGCGATTGCGGCTTTAGAAAGAAAGTGTCTCATTGAGAAAGTTGCACCTACACCGAGTGAAAACGGTCGGTTTACGTTACAACCCGTGGTTATGGAGTATGTTAACGATCGCTTAATTCATCAAATTTATGAAGAAATTAATCGTCAAACTATACATTTATTTAATTCGCACGCGCTGATTAAAGCAACGGCTAAAGATTACCTCCGCGAAACCCAAAAACGTTTGATACTCCAGCCAATTATAGATAAATTAATTCATAATAGTAGTCAAGCTAAATTAGAAACAAAACTTCAACAAATTCTCTGCGAGTTGCGTAACAAACCGCAACCGGTAGCTGGGTACGCAGGTGGAAATATACTCAATATACTTTGCTATCTCCAAACTAATCTAAGCAGTTGGGATTTTTCATACATCAGTATTTGGCAAGCTTATCTATGTTGCAGCAATTTACAACAAGTGAATTTCACCTCAGCAAACTTTGCTAAATCTGTTTTTACTGATACTTTTAGTCAAGTTTTATCGGTTGCGTTTAGTCCTGATGGTAAGTTACTTGCAACAGGCGATGTCAACCATGAGATTCACGTCTGGCAAGTTACTGATGGAAAACAGATACTTACTTGCAAAGTCGATGCAGGTTGGTTGTGGTGTGTCGCTTTTAGCCCCAATGGTCGAATGCTTGCAAGTAGCGCCAATTGTACCGTGAATTTGTGGGATATCCACACAGGAGAATGCATTCAATCATTTCCAGGGTACACCGATCGCGTGTTCTCAGTTGCGTTTAGTCCTGACGGTCGAATGCTTGCTAGTGGTAGTGAAGATCGCTTAGTACGAGTTTGGGATATCAAAACTGGTGAGTTATTGCATACTTTTGCTGGACATACAGATGAAGTGCGTTCAGTTGCTTTTGCACCACAACATTATGCGCATAGTCGTCAAGGAATGCTATTAGCAAGTGGTAGTTTTGACGGAACAGTGCGCGTTTGGAATTTGGACACAGGTGAGTGTTTAGAACTTGCAGAACATCAACACAAAGTATGGTCTGTTGCGTTTAGTCCTGATGGTAGTATCATTGCAAGTAGCAGCAGCGATCGCACAATTAAACTTTGGGATGTTCGCACAGGAACGAGTATCAGCACTCTAACAGCACACTCGCAGCAAATTCGCACCGTTGCGTTTAGTGGTGATGGACAGACGCTAGCTAGTGGCAGTGACGATCAATCGGTCAGGATATGGAACTATCATACAGGTGAGGTTTTAAGAGTTCTCAAAGGACATACGAGTTGGATATCTGCAGTTGCATTTAGTCCCAATAATTATCTATTGGCTAGCAGCAGTGAAGACCAATCTGTGCGTTTGTGGGATAGCCGCAATAACTTCTGTCTGAAGACTTTGCAAGGGCATAGTAATGGCGTTTGGTGCGTTGCTTTTAGTCCCGATGGTACGCAGCTTGCGAGTGGTTCTCAGGATCGCTCGATCCGCTTCTGGAATACAACAACAGGCGAGCATTTGGGTAGCTTACAAGGACACGCTAGCTGGATTTGGTCGGTAGCTTTTCATCCTGAAGGCAATATTTTGGCAAGTGGTAGCGAAGACCGCACAATTAAATTATGGGATACTCGTACGCGACAACATTTAACAACGCTCAAAGGACACGCGGATGCAGTGTTTGCCGTTATATTTAGCCCTGATGGTAAAACACTGTTTAGCGGTAGTCTTGACGGAACGATTAGACTTTGGAACATACAACAACAAACGTGTCAGCCTTGGCAAGGACATCGCGGTGGTGTTTGGTCAATTGCTTTAAGCTTAGATGGAACGCTACTCGCAAGTGGTAGCCAAGATCAAACGGTCAAAATTTGGGATGTCAAAACAGGTTGCTGCATCAAAACGTTGTTTGGACATACGAGTTGGATTCGTGCGTGTGCCATAAGTTGCGATCGCCAATATCTTGTCAGTGGTAGTGCAGATGGAATGATTAAAGTTTGGCAAATTGAGACAGGGCAATGCCTCCAAACGCTACAAGCACATCAAGGACCAGTATTATCAATTGTTTTTGATCCAGATGGAAAGCATTTTGCAACGTGTGGGACTGATACATTAATAAAACTCTGGCAATGGCAACCTGTTTGTAATCTTTCAATGACACTACACGGACACAATAAATGGGTTAGGTTTTTAGCTTATAACTCAGATGGACTGCTTGCAAGTTGTAGTCAAGACGAAACGATCAGACTATGGAATTTTAATGGCGATCGCCATCTCACTCACAGAACACTACAAGTTCCTAGACCCTACGAGGGCATGAATATTACTGATGCTCAAGGTTTAACAGAAGCAACTACAAACACGCTAAAAATACTAGGTGCTGTTGATTTTAGTACTACGACAAATTAG
- the hemH gene encoding ferrochelatase, translating into MGRIGVLLLNLGGPDQLEDVGPFLYNLFSDPEIIRLPFPWLQKPLAWFISTRRTKQSQENYRQIGGGSPLRQITEEQAAALEGQLRKKGHEAKVYIGMRYWHPFTEEAIARIKRDNIERLVILPLYPQFSISTSGSSFRLLQRLWQEDPKLEKIEYTVIPSWYKQPSYLQAMAQLIAQELDKFPNPDAVHIFFSAHGVPKSYVEEAGDPYQQEIEECTELIMQTLNRPNAHTLAYQSRVGPVEWLQPYTEDALKELGAQGVENIAVVPISFVSEHIETLQEIDIEYREVAEEAGIHHFRRVPALNTHPVFIQAMVDLVEEAVKSPSLKLSQVTQMKKKVRMYPQERWEWGMTTTAEVWNGRLAMLGFLALVIELITGRGLLHLVGIL; encoded by the coding sequence ATGGGTCGAATTGGGGTACTATTACTCAATCTAGGTGGACCGGATCAATTAGAAGATGTCGGACCGTTTCTGTATAACTTATTTTCTGACCCAGAAATTATCCGCCTTCCGTTTCCTTGGTTACAAAAACCCCTAGCTTGGTTTATTTCGACTCGGCGTACGAAACAATCGCAAGAGAATTACCGCCAAATTGGAGGTGGTTCGCCGCTACGTCAGATCACCGAAGAACAAGCCGCAGCGCTGGAAGGACAGCTACGCAAAAAAGGGCATGAAGCAAAAGTATATATCGGGATGCGTTATTGGCATCCATTTACAGAAGAAGCGATCGCCCGTATCAAACGCGATAACATCGAGCGCTTAGTGATTTTACCTTTGTACCCGCAATTCTCAATCAGTACCAGTGGTTCCAGCTTCCGGTTACTGCAAAGACTGTGGCAAGAAGATCCGAAACTTGAAAAAATTGAATACACCGTAATTCCTTCTTGGTATAAGCAGCCAAGCTATTTGCAAGCAATGGCGCAGTTAATCGCACAAGAACTCGACAAGTTTCCTAACCCTGACGCAGTTCACATCTTTTTCAGTGCGCATGGCGTACCCAAAAGCTACGTTGAAGAAGCAGGCGATCCATATCAACAGGAAATTGAAGAGTGTACTGAATTAATCATGCAGACGCTCAATCGACCTAATGCTCATACGCTAGCCTATCAAAGTCGCGTTGGTCCTGTAGAGTGGTTGCAACCTTATACTGAAGATGCACTCAAAGAACTTGGTGCACAAGGGGTAGAAAATATTGCAGTTGTTCCAATTAGTTTTGTTTCCGAACACATCGAGACACTGCAAGAAATTGATATTGAATACCGCGAAGTAGCAGAAGAAGCAGGAATTCACCACTTCCGCCGCGTTCCCGCGCTGAATACGCACCCAGTCTTTATTCAAGCGATGGTTGACTTGGTAGAAGAAGCAGTGAAAAGTCCTAGCCTGAAGCTGTCACAAGTGACTCAGATGAAGAAAAAAGTCAGAATGTACCCGCAAGAACGCTGGGAGTGGGGTATGACGACGACAGCCGAAGTATGGAACGGACGCTTGGCGATGTTAGGCTTTTTAGCGTTAGTTATTGAGTTAATTACAGGACGCGGGTTACTACATCTAGTTGGGATTCTATAA
- a CDS encoding helix-turn-helix domain-containing protein: MDEDRIPQFDHHNRMQCGSTNGTMICGTHSENFIIRDANKISVMGVHFKPGGAAFLELPARELYNERISLDELWKTHATELRDRLVQESTPEARFWVLEQFLTQMLRPTNYHPAVNFALQQFQQSTNSTIRSITEQTGFSARHFNQLFRDQVGITPKLFCRIQRFQKVLEMLSAKAPVDWLDIAFTCGYFDQAHLIHDFRAFADCTPTEYLDQRGFHRCHVVLAD; this comes from the coding sequence TTGGATGAGGATAGGATTCCACAATTTGACCATCACAATCGAATGCAGTGTGGTAGTACCAATGGCACAATGATTTGTGGTACACATTCTGAAAATTTCATTATTCGCGATGCCAACAAAATATCTGTAATGGGTGTGCATTTCAAGCCGGGTGGTGCTGCATTCCTTGAGCTACCTGCTAGAGAACTTTATAACGAAAGGATTTCTCTGGATGAGTTATGGAAAACTCATGCCACAGAGTTGCGAGATCGCTTAGTGCAAGAATCTACTCCAGAAGCCCGCTTTTGGGTGTTGGAACAATTTTTGACGCAGATGTTGCGACCGACTAACTACCATCCTGCTGTCAATTTTGCATTGCAGCAATTTCAGCAATCTACGAATTCAACCATTCGTTCAATCACTGAACAAACCGGGTTCAGTGCTCGCCATTTCAACCAACTATTTCGAGATCAAGTTGGCATTACACCTAAGCTGTTTTGTCGCATTCAGCGATTTCAGAAAGTTTTGGAGATGCTCTCAGCCAAAGCCCCTGTTGATTGGCTAGATATTGCTTTTACCTGTGGCTATTTTGACCAAGCACACTTAATTCATGACTTTCGAGCATTTGCGGATTGTACGCCAACCGAATATCTAGATCAACGGGGCTTTCACCGCTGTCATGTCGTCCTGGCTGATTAA
- a CDS encoding nuclear transport factor 2 family protein: MTLEELQSKLEDINHLVVTFQTSVALEKYYAEDIVMIEGDGTVTTGKEACRQGRAVFFNEMLVEFRESRLISQDIAVSADRTYDFVVVSHWYNDFTIRYGDQTIDNKSNQLSIGYWKDGLVVKESYNYPVISMT; this comes from the coding sequence ATGACTCTCGAAGAGCTACAATCCAAGCTAGAAGACATTAATCACCTAGTTGTAACCTTTCAAACCTCAGTTGCATTGGAAAAATACTATGCCGAAGATATTGTGATGATTGAAGGTGATGGCACAGTCACTACAGGAAAAGAAGCCTGTCGCCAAGGGAGAGCCGTTTTTTTTAACGAGATGCTAGTTGAGTTTAGAGAGTCTAGGTTGATCAGTCAAGATATTGCAGTCTCAGCCGATCGCACCTATGACTTCGTTGTAGTCTCCCATTGGTACAATGATTTCACGATCAGATATGGCGATCAAACCATTGACAACAAAAGCAATCAACTTTCGATTGGCTACTGGAAAGATGGTTTAGTTGTCAAGGAGAGTTATAACTATCCAGTAATTTCAATGACCTAG
- a CDS encoding TetR/AcrR family transcriptional regulator yields the protein MPAKLTKAEQTRRTRRAILDRARHLFATKGYAATGTEEIISELGITRGALYHQFKDKLGVFKAVIVEAYREITDYIQAKIQPIDNNWQQLIVGCQAFLEVAHQDELRRLVFIEAPAVLAADDLAEIDQYGFALLYESIQIAVTEGELNTIDAEGFAHLVNGSLNDLAAWVAQSNDPNRLKTAQSLIETLLMRHRS from the coding sequence ATGCCTGCCAAGTTGACCAAAGCAGAACAAACTCGACGGACTCGACGTGCCATTCTTGACCGAGCGCGTCACTTATTTGCCACAAAGGGGTATGCCGCTACGGGAACAGAAGAAATCATTAGCGAATTAGGCATTACACGGGGAGCCTTGTATCACCAATTCAAAGATAAGCTGGGGGTGTTCAAGGCGGTCATCGTTGAAGCCTATCGCGAAATCACAGATTACATCCAAGCTAAAATTCAGCCTATAGATAACAATTGGCAGCAGCTAATCGTCGGCTGTCAGGCATTTCTAGAAGTTGCGCATCAGGACGAACTCCGGCGTTTGGTTTTCATTGAAGCTCCAGCCGTTTTGGCAGCCGATGACTTGGCTGAAATAGATCAGTATGGCTTTGCTTTGCTCTATGAGTCCATTCAGATCGCTGTCACTGAGGGTGAGCTAAATACAATTGATGCAGAGGGTTTTGCTCACCTCGTCAATGGTTCGCTCAATGATTTAGCGGCTTGGGTTGCCCAGTCGAATGATCCTAACCGATTGAAAACAGCACAATCCTTAATCGAGACGTTACTGATGCGACACCGCAGTTAA
- a CDS encoding SDR family oxidoreductase — MSFKTILVAGASRGIGLAVADHLIDQCDRLLTVSRTVASVGEWVQADLSDLAGIETVARAVGNDCLDALLYMGGTWEAYAFTSQYTFEACSDEDIVRVIAVNLVAPIRLVKALLPALRRSENPKIIFMGALSGRDNFPGREVANTASKFGLRGVVHALREELRSQQIGVTVINPGNVGTPEVLEELAAANLTGGEAIPLSDILTILDCILSLSRATCIKEIDLPAMLGEGA; from the coding sequence ATGTCTTTTAAAACGATTCTTGTCGCTGGTGCGAGTCGCGGCATTGGACTTGCGGTTGCAGACCATTTGATAGATCAGTGCGATCGCCTATTAACGGTGTCTCGGACAGTGGCTTCAGTCGGTGAATGGGTGCAGGCAGATTTGTCCGACTTGGCAGGGATAGAAACAGTGGCAAGGGCGGTTGGAAATGATTGCTTAGATGCTTTGCTCTACATGGGGGGAACTTGGGAAGCCTATGCGTTTACCAGCCAGTACACCTTTGAAGCGTGTTCTGATGAGGACATTGTTCGCGTGATTGCCGTCAATCTGGTTGCTCCAATTCGATTGGTGAAAGCGTTACTGCCTGCCCTGCGACGATCAGAGAATCCGAAAATCATTTTCATGGGGGCGCTCTCAGGTCGAGATAATTTCCCAGGGAGAGAAGTTGCCAATACTGCATCCAAGTTTGGGTTGCGGGGAGTGGTGCATGCCTTACGGGAAGAATTACGATCGCAGCAGATCGGTGTAACTGTGATTAACCCTGGCAATGTTGGCACACCTGAGGTTTTAGAAGAGCTTGCAGCAGCCAATCTGACGGGCGGTGAAGCAATTCCTCTCAGCGATATTCTTACTATCCTTGACTGTATTCTTTCCTTGTCACGCGCTACTTGTATTAAAGAGATCGATCTCCCTGCAATGTTAGGTGAAGGAGCTTAA
- a CDS encoding addiction module protein yields MRSIEQLTEEILALPSELRALLADKLVESLEFDTDPAIQAVWITEAKRRRDEMRNGSIQSISGEDALAQVRRLIEP; encoded by the coding sequence ATGCGCTCAATTGAGCAACTGACTGAGGAAATATTGGCTTTGCCTAGCGAGTTAAGAGCACTCTTGGCAGACAAGTTGGTGGAAAGCTTGGAGTTCGATACAGATCCAGCAATTCAGGCAGTTTGGATAACTGAAGCCAAGCGCCGAAGAGATGAGATGCGAAATGGTTCTATTCAATCAATTTCAGGCGAAGATGCCTTAGCTCAGGTCAGACGGCTGATTGAGCCATGA
- a CDS encoding type II toxin-antitoxin system RelE/ParE family toxin, with product MRYVFHPEALNEYAEAVQHYTKQRTEVAQAFINAIEDTVYRIRESPTRYAVIDEDVRRCMARKFPYGVLYTIEQDYILILAVMHCSREPGYWKSRK from the coding sequence ATGAGGTATGTATTTCATCCTGAAGCACTGAACGAGTATGCCGAAGCAGTTCAACACTATACAAAACAGAGGACAGAGGTTGCTCAGGCGTTTATAAATGCCATTGAAGATACAGTCTACCGAATCCGGGAATCCCCAACTCGCTACGCTGTGATTGATGAGGATGTGCGACGGTGCATGGCGCGTAAGTTTCCCTATGGTGTTCTCTACACAATTGAGCAAGACTACATCCTGATTTTGGCGGTCATGCATTGTAGTCGTGAGCCTGGATACTGGAAAAGCCGCAAGTAG
- a CDS encoding NmrA family NAD(P)-binding protein encodes MNRSILVTGATGNVGREVVRLFYDEGYYIKAAVRNLQNIDNALTPQVEYVVIDVRDIVAVVVKALTEYGHENQAHALTGDKALDYYQVADLFAQVLGTSVVYTNPSILQFFIRMYQRGLSLPFIAV; translated from the coding sequence ATGAATCGTTCAATTTTAGTCACAGGCGCAACGGGAAACGTCGGTCGTGAAGTTGTACGCTTATTTTACGATGAAGGGTACTACATCAAAGCTGCGGTACGGAACTTACAAAATATCGATAATGCGTTAACTCCTCAAGTCGAGTATGTCGTTATAGACGTGCGCGATATTGTTGCTGTCGTGGTAAAAGCATTAACTGAATATGGTCATGAAAACCAAGCACATGCGCTAACTGGAGATAAGGCACTAGATTACTATCAAGTTGCGGATCTGTTCGCCCAGGTACTTGGCACATCAGTTGTTTATACTAACCCGTCTATTCTCCAGTTTTTTATCAGGATGTATCAACGAGGTTTAAGCCTTCCATTTATTGCTGTATAA